A part of Drosophila ananassae strain 14024-0371.13 chromosome 2R, ASM1763931v2, whole genome shotgun sequence genomic DNA contains:
- the LOC116655913 gene encoding glycine-rich protein 23: protein MGGGGGGGGSTIGGGTLGGGSILGGHAGTAMSGSTVGMGAPPGTLMHGANGGNPGGNVYGNGNGGVGVGGGGGQNTAPGSVIDQRAVSVVVTLPGGPGAQHPGQALSDYGPI, encoded by the coding sequence atgggcggcggcggcgggggCGGCGGCAGTACCATCGGCGGCGGCACCCTGGGCGGTGGCAGCATTTTAGGCGGCCACGCCGGCACAGCGATGAGCGGCAGCACGGTCGGCATGGGCGCTCCTCCCGGCACCCTGATGCACGGAGCCAACGGCGGAAATCCCGGTGGCAATGTCTACGGCAATGGCAATGGCGGTGTGGGTGTAGGTGGCGGCGGTGGTCAGAACACCGCCCCAGGTTCGGTTATCGATCAGCGAGCTGTCTCCGTAGTGGTTACCCTACCGGGCGGACCGGGTGCCCAGCATCCGGGGCAGGCGCTGAGCGACTACGGTCCCATATAG